A single window of Syntrophus aciditrophicus SB DNA harbors:
- a CDS encoding sigma factor-like helix-turn-helix DNA-binding protein, whose translation MIEAMKKKYDLNPHYKYKCRKKGVLFTEICHDNTCAWFLMNESFLNCTWVACNFGPFTLEEIGSMMGITRERVRQIEAKALKRLQHVKRREKLRDFSDEGDRNFKYASSPLGGEKSYGHPKKQGRICVCEPGFSRQHVGEPFLRWAIGRRG comes from the coding sequence TTGATCGAGGCTATGAAGAAGAAATACGATTTGAACCCGCATTATAAATATAAATGCAGGAAAAAGGGAGTATTGTTCACCGAAATCTGTCATGATAACACCTGCGCGTGGTTTTTGATGAACGAATCATTTTTGAATTGTACTTGGGTCGCATGTAATTTTGGTCCTTTCACTCTTGAAGAAATAGGTTCCATGATGGGCATAACCCGTGAAAGAGTAAGACAAATTGAAGCCAAAGCGCTGAAAAGGCTTCAACATGTCAAAAGGAGGGAAAAACTGCGTGACTTTTCGGACGAAGGTGATAGGAATTTTAAATATGCATCATCCCCTTTAGGAGGAGAAAAGAGTTATGGCCATCCAAAAAAGCAGGGAAGGATTTGCGTGTGCGAGCCTGGCTTTTCCCGACAGCACGTTGGGGAACCATTCCTGCGGTGGGCTATCGGGAGACGGGGATGA